One window of Deltaproteobacteria bacterium genomic DNA carries:
- a CDS encoding ABC transporter ATP-binding protein: MLTLHNITKIFNRGTQDEKKALDCLSLEVARGDFVTIIGSNGAGKSTLLNVIAGTLRPDEGRILVDGQDVTREPEYSMAKYLARVFQDPAMGTAGEMTIEENLCLAELRGKKRGLRWGVTRSRRSRYRQALSVLDMGLEDRLRDKVGLLSGGQRQVLAVLMATLSMPRVLLLDEHTAALDPRMAEKVMELTDRLVREHRLTTLMVTHNMHQALRYGSRMIMLHQGRIQLAVAGEQKKQLGVNDILARFGHSLKDETLLCPTEEP, translated from the coding sequence ATGCTCACCCTCCACAACATCACAAAAATTTTCAACAGAGGCACTCAGGATGAGAAAAAGGCCCTGGATTGCCTCAGCCTGGAAGTGGCCAGAGGGGATTTTGTCACCATAATCGGCTCCAATGGTGCGGGCAAGAGCACTCTTTTGAACGTGATCGCCGGCACTTTGCGGCCCGACGAGGGCCGCATCCTGGTGGACGGGCAGGATGTAACCAGAGAGCCCGAATATTCCATGGCCAAGTACCTGGCGAGAGTGTTTCAGGATCCTGCCATGGGAACAGCAGGAGAAATGACCATCGAGGAAAACCTCTGCCTTGCCGAACTGCGCGGCAAGAAAAGGGGGCTGCGCTGGGGCGTGACCAGGTCCCGGCGCAGCCGCTATCGCCAGGCCCTCAGCGTTCTGGACATGGGCCTGGAAGACCGGCTGAGAGACAAGGTAGGACTGCTCTCAGGCGGCCAGCGCCAGGTATTGGCCGTACTCATGGCCACCCTGAGCATGCCGCGCGTACTGCTGCTAGACGAGCATACGGCTGCCCTGGATCCCCGCATGGCCGAAAAAGTCATGGAGCTGACAGACCGCCTGGTAAGGGAGCACAGGTTGACCACCCTCATGGTCACCCACAATATGCATCAGGCGCTGCGCTACGGCAGCCGCATGATCATGCTGCATCAGGGCCGCATTCAACTTGCGGTGGCGGGCGAACAGAAAAAGCAGCTGGGCGTCAACGATATCCTGGCCAGATTCGGCCACAGCCTCAAAGATGAAACTCTTCTCTGTCCCACTGAAGAGCCCTGA
- a CDS encoding ABC transporter permease, protein MIFTSILPISLEQGLAYALVALGIALTFRVLSFPDLTVDGSFPLGGAVAARLIVEGVNPLVAALVALMAGFIAGCLTGILNTRLKINSLLAGILMMTILYSVNLRIMARANIQLLDRPTIFSPMEAMQVSRYLPVIIFFFLVTMVCKLVTDLFLHTEYGLALRATGDNEQMIRSLGVNTDNATIFGLGLSNALVALSGALVAQDQGFSDVGMGIGMIVAGLASIIIGETVIKPTTVFRLTTAAIVGSVIYRLIISLGLRLGLAPTDLKLATGVMVILALGIPALRGPKEGKLKLRGV, encoded by the coding sequence ATGATATTTACCAGCATCCTTCCCATAAGCCTCGAGCAGGGTCTGGCCTATGCCCTTGTGGCTCTGGGCATAGCCCTTACCTTCCGGGTGCTCTCCTTCCCGGACCTGACTGTTGATGGCAGCTTCCCTCTGGGCGGGGCAGTGGCCGCCCGCTTGATCGTAGAGGGGGTAAATCCGCTGGTTGCAGCTCTGGTGGCCCTGATGGCGGGATTCATTGCCGGCTGTCTCACCGGCATTCTCAATACCAGGCTGAAGATCAACAGCCTGCTGGCCGGCATCCTCATGATGACCATCCTCTACTCGGTCAACCTGCGGATCATGGCCAGGGCCAACATCCAGCTCCTGGACAGGCCCACCATCTTCTCCCCCATGGAGGCCATGCAGGTATCCCGCTATCTGCCGGTCATTATTTTCTTTTTCCTGGTCACCATGGTCTGCAAACTGGTTACTGACCTCTTTCTGCACACGGAATACGGTCTCGCTCTGCGCGCTACCGGTGACAATGAACAGATGATTCGCTCCCTCGGCGTCAACACTGACAACGCCACCATCTTTGGCCTCGGCCTCTCCAATGCCCTGGTGGCGCTCTCCGGGGCCCTCGTAGCTCAGGACCAGGGGTTCAGCGACGTGGGCATGGGCATTGGCATGATCGTTGCCGGCCTGGCCTCAATCATCATAGGCGAGACTGTGATCAAGCCGACTACTGTGTTCCGCCTCACCACTGCAGCCATCGTTGGCTCGGTGATTTACCGCTTGATAATATCACTGGGCCTGCGGTTGGGCCTCGCCCCCACTGATCTGAAGCTGGCCACCGGCGTCATGGTGATTCTGGCCCTGGGCATTCCGGCCTTGCGGGGGCCCAAAGAAGGCAAACTAAAGCTCAGAGGAGTCTGA
- a CDS encoding ABC transporter substrate-binding protein, with the protein MKKIFFLFLSSLFLAASYGGRLEAASKVYKVGVTVIVSHPALEEDQRGFEQALKDAGLSVKYDYQNAQGEMSNAQTIAQKFRDERVDLVHAIATPTSQAAVKVIKDIPIVYSSVTDPVDAGLVKTMGPDGRNVTGVSDAWPIYMQIKLYHEMLPSAHKWGTIYNAGDANSLVNIGKTKKAMAELGLKLVEVTVSNSNEVYTAAQSLVGRVDAIYITSDNTVVSAMGSVAKVANQNKIPLFAGDVGSVPRGASVALGFNYYQVGYAAGKKAAKILKGEAKPGDIPSGYAENLSLHLSLVNARKQGLAIADKYIRQAEKVYR; encoded by the coding sequence ATGAAAAAAATTTTTTTCCTGTTTCTCTCTTCCCTGTTCCTTGCCGCTTCATATGGCGGCCGACTCGAAGCTGCCAGTAAAGTCTACAAGGTTGGCGTCACAGTTATTGTTTCTCACCCCGCCCTGGAAGAGGATCAGCGCGGTTTCGAACAGGCGCTCAAGGATGCCGGGCTTTCGGTAAAATACGACTACCAGAACGCCCAGGGCGAAATGTCCAATGCCCAGACCATCGCCCAGAAGTTTCGAGACGAACGGGTAGATCTGGTGCATGCCATCGCCACCCCCACCTCGCAGGCGGCGGTCAAGGTGATAAAGGACATTCCCATTGTCTATTCCTCGGTTACCGATCCGGTGGACGCCGGCCTGGTCAAGACAATGGGCCCAGACGGCCGCAATGTGACCGGAGTCTCTGACGCCTGGCCCATCTACATGCAGATCAAGCTGTACCACGAGATGCTGCCTTCGGCTCATAAATGGGGTACCATTTACAACGCTGGCGACGCCAATTCTCTGGTCAACATCGGCAAGACCAAAAAGGCCATGGCTGAACTGGGCCTCAAACTGGTGGAAGTAACCGTATCCAATTCGAACGAAGTGTATACTGCGGCCCAGTCTCTGGTGGGCAGGGTGGACGCCATCTACATCACTTCAGACAACACTGTGGTGTCTGCCATGGGATCGGTTGCCAAGGTGGCCAACCAGAACAAGATTCCTCTTTTTGCCGGCGATGTGGGTTCCGTGCCCCGGGGCGCTTCTGTGGCCCTGGGCTTCAATTACTACCAGGTGGGCTATGCCGCCGGTAAAAAGGCAGCCAAGATTCTCAAGGGCGAGGCCAAGCCGGGCGACATTCCCTCGGGCTATGCAGAAAATTTGAGTCTGCACCTGAGTCTGGTAAATGCCAGGAAACAGGGCCTTGCTATTGCCGACAAGTACATTCGCCAGGCTGAAAAAGTTTACCGTTGA